From the genome of Pieris brassicae chromosome Z, ilPieBrab1.1, whole genome shotgun sequence:
taatggtcggtgtaaaaaaacaaattatatataagtgttACCATatgaaaaaaacattgtagCAAAACGTATGTAATGATTCTATAACCATCAATTATCAGTTACTCGTAAATCATGTTTCAATGAACTCCTGATCTGATCTCTCAACTCTGATCCTGATTCGAGATTTCAACGAAGGCTGAATCTGCGAAGATGAAGCGAAGTAACTCAATCTGGGTAATTGATTTCGACCATATAAGAAATTAGGTATGCATTCCCGTAGTATTTAGCAAAATAACGTAACATACAATTGATTGTACGACGAACCCTGTACTTCGTAAGGATATTGAGAAAACAAATAGAGTTTCCTCAGCTGACAATTTTATGAGTACCTATCTAATTTGAACacttattgttaatttttttactacacttattgtatattatatttagattttgatCAGATTAGAAAGTGGTAATATCGCTTTGATTTCATAACGATGACATGCGTAGTTCAAAGGGCTTAGCACTATTATCGGTTCTCGTTATCGTATGGTTGTaagatatgtttatatttagattcATTTCTGTTCCGTTCTAAcaaattctttataatattatagtaacaATCGTTATTCACAATACTAGTTTTTTAACAATACTATGTTTTCGCTACAGCAGAATtagaatttgttaaaatttacaaggagatataatattaaaaacttacactGAActtcacaaaatatataaacgaagacaaaaaaaattaaatacacacaAGTAGCTCTACAagctttttttaggtctgggtctttgatttctgtatatgtttaaaaatcatttgtccatataataggcaagtaggtgatcagcctcatgTGCTTAATACAGGCCGTCGAAATTTTGGGTATAAAGCCCGTTTCCACACGTTTTCCTTGACCGTTCAAGCGAAGGTCACATGACCACATTgacagaaagttcattggtgcactgccggggatcgaacctacaacctcagagatgagagtcgcacactttAGCCACTAGGCCTAAAAACCTAAACACAGGCTCTGTATTGATTCAaagttaattcaaaaatatgtaaacattATAGTAGGTACCTAATAGCGGTAAGATTTTACTGATATTTGAAGCCTTAAgttgttgtatatattattttgactatATTCGGACACAATGCATTGCGCATTTACCGCGGCGCGACTGCTTAGTGCCGTAGGGTTATGTTGAACTCGCGATTAtgcatacccactaaaaccccCAAGGCACCAATCGACTTAtgcgttgaagccactaggtcaataCCACaatctgaaattattaaatacatgtgTACAATGTAGATAAAAAAGACATACGTTGTAAAGTTTTGATATTATGCTAAAAACGTTGGTCCAAAcaacaaaattacaatatcaacgacaagtttaacaaaatatttattttgttaaattttgtaaaaatatttgtacagacagtttatttttaaaacaccgGCTGTCCCTTGTCAACACATCAATTAAAGCtacatgtaatttttatattaaaaaatagaaaaatctgTGGTCAAAAAGTCAAACAATATAACGGCGAACGTCGGTGGAATTGCGCTGGAATCATTTATTAGTGGGGGGAAACATAGGGAGCGAGATAGGAGGCAAAAGGTGCTGTGgtggtatataaaatatatgagcCGTGTTCGTAGGTAAATCCACCCAATATCACTTGCTTCCAAACTCAATGTATGGAGTGTTATTGGTGTATTATTCCATTTCAACATGATCGCTATTAATACATAACCTTTAGTCGTATATAAACCAATATATGTATgcctatatattttattttgtctcaCAACGACTGTTAAAACAGCTACTTAAGCAAATTAGTCAAGACTTCGACAAgtcttacataaaaaagtattatgcTTAATAAGGTATACTGCTCCGTATTTCCACATATTATGGTTACTTTGTTTGGAGTTACTCGGAATTTATATACCATTGAaggttgtttatatttattaacctaCTATGAGATGGTATCAATGGAAAACCAATCACCTATTAGTTGATACTACGtcagaatttaataaattcagttGTTGCACCTATAATATTGCTTATTATAGGtgcatattattaatatattataatatatatatctgcagttattgttttttatattgacgCCCAGAAGTATACTTGTGTTAACTTTATGAATAACTAATATTTGATTGTACTAAAATCAAACTATTTTGATATGTTCGcttcatataaaacattaacggcaaaaaatattcgaatataggtACGTTACTCGAAAGGTTCTGCGAATcctattttcataataaatttttaatgatattgcTGAGAAAGGGTGCAATAGGAAGTTTGACTCACCTATACTTACATGTTGCATaagatttaaattgtttacgtcgttaaaaaataaacttctgAACTGAGATGCTACGGATAACGAGATGcgatgataatatttttcgtGGTATGCTTGGATAATTGGTATATACACTTTTGATAGTGGATTTTTCTCACTGTTCGTTTaatgtcaatattttattaaacaatttagtaATAGTAATTGAACAATGTAAACATATTTCATTAGTTATCTTCTATtgttttagaaattatacaatagTTACATCACCTTTATATGATGTCATAGGCATAACCAAATTTAGATAGTAGTATTAATCGAGACCTACGGACGTACAGTACTAAAATGAGGCTTATACTAGTGTTTGCAATCCTTCTAATTTACCACAATCATTGCGTTAATTCATATGCTATATTCGACGTAATTAGTGACAAAATGAATCAATTTTCCCATTCAATAAAAGTAGCGTTTAAATCATTTCGCGTGAAAatgaaagatttatttttcccCGACATGATTAATACAAAGGAAACCGAATTGCCCCTAACTAATTACAGAAAGTCCAGGACCAGCAAGGCGTTCAGTGATTTCGTCGACGAAATGGCGGCAGAAAGTGAGACAGAATCACCTGaatatttaactttgaaaTCTGATCCAACTGCTTTAATGTCAACCCCACAGCTGGCGACACTTCACGGAAAGCGCATTGAATCACACATTGTTTTAACGAAGGATGGCTATTTTCTAACTTTGCATCGCTTAATTTCGCCCTGTCGAAGAGATGGAGACAAAAGTTATTGTAACAATGAAACGGTCTTGCTTCACCACGGTTTATTGGGTAGCTCAGCTGATTGGATTTTACTAGGTTCAGATGATTCTCTACCGTATATACTGTCTAACCTTGGATACGATGTTTGGATGGCCAACGCTAGAGGGAATTATTACTCACGCGGGCACACGTCCAAACAAGTAGATAGTACAGACTTCTGGAAATTTTCATGGCACGAAATGGGGTATTATGATTTACCAGCTGTTATAGAATATATGAAAACTGTTAAGAACACGAGTAGCAAAATCAATTATGTTGGATATTCTATGGGCGCATCGGCATTTTTAGTATTACTGTCTTCGTTGCCACAATACAGTAGCAGTTTTAAACTAGCAATATTTTTAGCCCCACTAGCGTTTTTGTCAAATACAGAGGGACCTCTTCGAATACTTCGAGCGATGGCCTTCAATCCACCTttgcatttattaaaactactcGGAAATGGCGAATTCATTCCAAAGAGGAAAGTTCCATACTGGATTTCTAGTAAATATTGTCACGGTCCTGAACTGTTCTGTTGCAATCCATTATTTTTCTTCGCAGGAGCGATACCAAGTGACACGGAATATCTAGATAGAAGTTTTTTAGCGAGATTGATGTATCATGTACCTGCAGGTGGTTCAACTAACACAGTACTACATTATGCGCAGTTGATAAAAACCGGTAAATttcacaaatttaattatgaaactgAAGAGTATCCTTTAAGTCAGATTTCAGTGCCTATCGCATTAATATCCTCAACCGATGATACGCTAGCAACAGTGGCAGATGTTTTAAGACTGTATTTCAGCATACAGAAACCTATAGATCACTATGTGATCCATGACAGGAATTTAAATCA
Proteins encoded in this window:
- the LOC123718770 gene encoding lipase 3-like, whose protein sequence is MRLILVFAILLIYHNHCVNSYAIFDVISDKMNQFSHSIKVAFKSFRVKMKDLFFPDMINTKETELPLTNYRKSRTSKAFSDFVDEMAAESETESPEYLTLKSDPTALMSTPQLATLHGKRIESHIVLTKDGYFLTLHRLISPCRRDGDKSYCNNETVLLHHGLLGSSADWILLGSDDSLPYILSNLGYDVWMANARGNYYSRGHTSKQVDSTDFWKFSWHEMGYYDLPAVIEYMKTVKNTSSKINYVGYSMGASAFLVLLSSLPQYSSSFKLAIFLAPLAFLSNTEGPLRILRAMAFNPPLHLLKLLGNGEFIPKRKVPYWISSKYCHGPELFCCNPLFFFAGAIPSDTEYLDRSFLARLMYHVPAGGSTNTVLHYAQLIKTGKFHKFNYETEEYPLSQISVPIALISSTDDTLATVADVLRLYFSIQKPIDHYVIHDRNLNHTDFIWGHNAAELVFGKVVDFLTTGLYFNTTRINEV